From the genome of Effusibacillus lacus, one region includes:
- a CDS encoding YbdD/YjiX family protein — MGWISQARSNVKTIFGMPDYEKYLEHHKSTHPDQPPMSEKEYYMYALKNRYDSGTVSRCC, encoded by the coding sequence ATGGGGTGGATCAGTCAAGCACGGTCTAACGTCAAAACCATATTTGGCATGCCTGACTATGAGAAATATCTGGAGCATCACAAATCCACCCATCCGGACCAGCCTCCCATGTCCGAAAAGGAATATTACATGTATGCTTTAAAGAACCGATATGACAGCGGTACCGTAAGCCGCTGCTGCTAA